A genome region from Bufo gargarizans isolate SCDJY-AF-19 chromosome 2, ASM1485885v1, whole genome shotgun sequence includes the following:
- the LOC122925832 gene encoding fez family zinc finger protein 1-like, which translates to MDNSLQHRGTKVLPARANMISNPKPLAFSIERIMSRTPEPRCLPVPGLLQGKGEQKQALHLSSSSIPCMIPFVPVTYEHCPKLGMTELRKSHQETTPAFSCNELLNCTVALKGDFPPLHQYKLVRPRVVNHSSFHAMGAALCYFNRGDAPCHPAASINIHPVASYFLGSPLHQPQKSYLAERNKLAVPAVEKYASGVTFKDLSQAHFQHYMKESGQALADKIAYKSSGKFGSVSPKPKVFTCEVCGKVFNAHYNLTRHMPVHTGARPFVCKICGKGFRQASTLCRHKIIHTQEKPHKCNQCGKAFNRSSTLNTHTRIHAGYKPFVCEFCGKGFHQKGNYKNHKLTHSGEKQFKCTICNKAFHQVYNLTFHMHTHNDKKPFTCPTCGKGFCRNFDLKKHVRKLHDSSAGGPPGGHEDLLPPPRDQPPRNHSPDLQKAMY; encoded by the exons ATGGACAATAGTCTGCAGCACAGAGGAACTAAAGTCCTACCAGCCAGAGCCAACATGATCAGCAACCCCAAGCCCCTGGCCTTCTCCATCGAGAGGATAATGTCAAGGACTCCAGAGCCCAGATGTCTCCCAGTGCCAGGGTTACTGCAGGGGAAGGGGGAGCAGAAGCAAGCCCTTCACCTCAGCTCCTCGTCCATCCCCTGCATGATCCCATTTGTACCGGTGACTTATGAACATTGCCCTAAACTAGGGATGACTGAGCTGAGGAAGAGCCACCAGGAGACCACGCCAGCCTTCAGCTGCAATGAGCTGCTAAACTGCACTGTGGCTTTAAAAGGAGACTTTCCCCCTCTGCACCAGTACAAGCTGGTCCGACCACGAGTGGTCAACCACTCTTCCTTCCATGCCATGGGAGCAGCTCTGTGTTACTTCAACAGAGGCGATGCCCCCTGCCACCCAGCTGCCAGCATCAACATCCACCCGGTGGCCTCCTATTTCCTGGGCTCCCCCCTGCACCAGCCTCAGAAGTCCTACCTGGCAGAGAGGAACAAACTAGCGGTGCCCGCCGTGGAGAAGTATGCTTCAGGGGTCACCTTCAAGGACCTGTCCCAGGCGCACTTCCAGCACTACATGAAGGAGAGCGGCCAGGCCCTGGCCGACAAGATCGCTTACAAATCGTCGGGCAAGTTCGGCAGCGTTTCTCCCAAGCCCAAGGTGTTCACCTGCGAGGTCTGCGGCAAG GTCTTCAACGCACACTACAACTTAACCCGACACATGCCGGTGCACACTGGGGCCAGACCGTTTGTCTGCAAGATTTGTGGCAAAGGATTCCGCCAAGCCAGTACCCTGTGCCGACATAAGATCATCCACACACAG GAAAAGCCGCATAAATGTAACCAGTGCGGGAAGGCGTTTAACAGGAGCTCCACGCTGAACACGCACACCCGCATCCACGCGGGGTACAAGCCTTTTGTGTGCGAATTCTGCGGGAAGGGCTTTCATCAGAAAG GGAACTACAAGAACCACAAGCTCACCCACAGCGGGGAGAAGCAGTTCAAGTGCACCATCTGTAACAAGGCTTTCCACCAGGTCTACAACCTGACCTTCCACATGCACACCCACAACGACAAGAAGCCCTTCACCTGCCCGACCTGCGGCAAGGGCTTCTGCAGGAACTTCGACCTGAAGAAACACGTGCGCAAGCTGCACGACTCCAGCGCTGGAGGGCCACCAGGAGGGCACGAGGACCTGCTGCCACCACCCAGGGACCAGCCTCCCAGAAACCACAGCCCAGACCTCCAGAAGGCCATGTACTGA